GAAACGCTGTGGTTGACGTAGCCACTGATGTAGACCCCGTATTTCCATTACCTCCAAACATTGCTGGATAATGTAAGGTTCCTAAGGTTGTGTTTTTATCTTGACCGGTTTGTTCCATAATATCAATCTCTCCACTAGCAGGCCAACCTACTGTTTCAAAATTAGCACCTAACATCCAAATGGCTGGCCAAGTTCCTTGAGCAGCTGGTAATTTAGCTCTTACTTCTACTCTTCCATAAGTAAACTCGAATAAATCTACCGATTTTAAACGTGCTGACGTATAAGCACTACCTTCCGCTTTAGCTGTAATTTTTAATGATCCATCTTCTACTATCACGTTATCCGCACTATCGGTATACTCCTGTAATTCGTTATTACCCCAACCATTTTCACCAACACCTAAATCATAAGTCCAATTAGCTGGATCTGGAGCACCATTGACATCAAATTCGTCTGACCAGACTAAATTAGTATAGATCGTTTGAAGTTGATTAGTAACACCTTCTTCTTCAGAAGTAATAATAAACCACCAATCAAATTCACTATTACCATCACTAGTTCTAATGGTTAACTCATTAGCATTATCACGATTAAATATTTCATATTTATGAGTACCACCTGTATAATAGCCTATAAAACCTAAACCTGTAAGGTTAATTGTTTCTGCTCCTCCTGGTGCTGTAATAACCCAGTTTTCTGTATAATCTTGATACGGATAGTTTTCTATATCTGATCCATTTACAGTCTCACTATGTGGTCCCAATTGCTCAACTAATGGGTCACGACCAAAAATAGTTCCTGTTGGATCTACTGTTGGATCATCATTTGTACTATTAACAATATGAGTAAAAGTACCATCTTCATTAAACACATAACGATCATCATACATACCCGTAGCAGATTTTTCGTCAGGAGCTGCGCCGTACCATTCGGCTGCAACAAAACCACCTACTGGTCCTAAACCAAAATGATTTTGTTTTTCAGATTTAATTCGCCATGTTTTAGAGCCATTTCCAACTAAAGCTTCCAGTAAATCTGCTGGAGCAGAATATGTCGCTAAAACATCTATTTCTGTAGTCGCTGTTGTTGATACGCCTCCTGTTCCATAAGCTACTACAGTCACTGTGTAGGTATTTACACCTAACTCTGAAAACGTAAAAGACGTTTCTCCCGAAGGTGCATTTTGTTCAGCATCTCCAAAGCTATATTTATAACTTAAAGCATTATCTGCTGTTGTTGTAAAATTAACCAATCCACTTCCGTCTCCATTTGGATTTGCAGCATCTTGACCAACAATCTCCGATACAATAACGATATTGGTTGGTGCTACAATATTTCCAAAAGTTTGATCTTCTTCCTGACAACCTAAAAAGAAGGAAGTAACAAGAATACATGTTATTATTTTTAATATATTTTTCATTTTCTATATTTTAATATTAATTACGGTTAACAGAGTACAGATAAAAATTAGTTACTTGATAATGTAACGTCATCAATATTAACGGTCCCTATTTCTGCTCCTAAATCAAAAAGGATACGAGCGTCTGGAGCTCCAAAATCTGTAGCTATTAAAGTAAGTGTATAAGTAGTTCTTGTAGTTGTAATAGCAACTGTTTCTGTAGCATTAGACCAAGGATCTGCACTTAATCCAATCCCAGCAACAACAGACCTATTAACATCTGACCAAGCATCAAATGTTAAGGTGTATGTATTTCCTTGAATAATTTCTAGTTTTTGACTAACATTTACGTCGTACGAATTTCCTTCTGCTTCAACATTCACGGAATAGAAAGTATTACCACTATTTGTCACCACTGGAGCTGCAGCTGCATCATCCACACCTATAATCCAAGAATCACTTCCGTTTTCAAAATCACCATTAATAACGGTATTACCTGTTCCTATTATTAGAGATACGTTATCAATATTAACCATACCAACTTCTGCACCTAAATCAAAAATAACACGCGCATCAATCGCCCCAAAACCTGCAGCGCTTAATGTTATTGAATATGTTGTGCTAGTTGTTGTAATATCCACTGATTGCGAATCATTTGACCATGGATCTGCACTCAGTCCAATTCCTGCTACTATAGCTCTATTCACGTCTGACCACGCATTAAAGGTTAAGGTGTACGTATTACCTTGAATTATTTCTACTTTTTGACTTAAATTAACATCGTATGAATTACCAGCTGAAGTAACGTCATAAGAATAATATGTATTACCACTATTTGTCTCCACTGGAGCAGCAGCTGTATCGTCTACACCTACTATCCAAGAGTTACTCCCATTTTCAAAATCACCATTAGTTAATAGCCCATCATTAAAGGAACCAGTTGTAGCACTTTGTTTATAAAAGTAAAAGTTGTCTATATAAACTATATCTTCAACTATATCTGCGTCAATTAAAATTTGCGTGATTTTATTTGTGTTTGCAAGGTCTCCATCATCAAAACCAGTCATATCAACATCAATACTTTGCCAAGAACCACCTGTTGTAGCACCCAAAGACTCTACAGCTTCTCCGCCATCAATCGTGTTTACAATTTTAACTAACAATTCGTTATCAGTTCCTGAAGGTACCCAGTAATCGATATGTAACATTTCCATAGCAGAAATATCTATACCATTATCATAATTACTAACCATTCCAACAAAATCTAAATTTGTAAATCTCCAAACATTATTTCCAGCTACAGTTGTCGCTTCAAAACCAGTAGAAGACCAATCTGTAGGTAATTCATTTAATGTTATATTAGTATACGCATCACTAAAAATAGATACAACATCCTCTGCCACTCGACTAGGAGGTATTGGCGCTGCAGTTAAAGGTGCTAATATCTCAGTAACTTCAAACGCTTCTGAATAAGAAATTGTATCTACAGAACCACTACTAGCGGTTACCGTTATTGTATAGGTTCCAGCTGCTTCATAAACAAAAGAAGTCACCTCTCCAATATTAGTTGTTATTATTGTTCCGGCTGCATCTCCAAAATCGACATCGTAAGACATAGCGAAATCTGCAGTGGCAGTAACATTAACTTGTTTAGAAACGGCGTTATCATTTTCAATGGTAACGACTAAGTTTTCTGGTGCTTGAAAAGACACCACTATCGTTTGTGCTACAGTTGTTGTTTTTCCATTTATTCCTGAAGCAGTAATAACAATATCGTAAGTCCCTTCTAAATAAGCGTTTTCAGTACTTTCTCCTGGATTTAACACACCAGAATCAGTCTCTGAACCATCTCCATAATAGACTATAAAGCTAGTCACATTTTCGCCTGTTGGCGTTATTGTAACTATACCCGAATTACCTTGTGCTATAGTGGTAAATGCAGCCACATTTGTAGGTGCCGCTATTGCATTTAGATCTAGTAAATCGTCGTCCTGTTGGCAAGCAACAAAAGCTGTAATTATTAAAAATAAACTAAGAATATATTTAAAATGTTTCATGTTATATTTCGTTTTAATTTATATACGTTTTTATTAATAACCTGAGTTTTGAGTCCAGCGATTACCTGTTAATTCGATCTCTATTTGTGGAATAGGAAATACTTCATGTTTTCCTGTGATAAACCCATCAATTTCTGAAGCAGCACGTCCTGTTCTAACTAAATCGAAAAAACGATGACCTTCTCCAACTAACTCAACACGACGTTCATGATAAATAGCTTGTGTTAGTGCAGTCCCTGATAATGTAATATTATGATCCATATCTCCAAAAGCACGCTGTCTAACGATATTAAGATAATTTTGAGCTCTATCCTCTGCAATAGACCCTCTGTTTAAAGCTTCTGCAGCCATCAACAATACCTCTGCAAAACGTATAGCTCTGTAGTTATTAGGGTTTGTTAAATTTTGATCACCAATATTAGAATCGCCTTGACGTGCTATATATTTTCTATTAAAATATCCTGTATGTTCATTTCCTGTTCCAAAAGTTGCTCCTGTTGCAGTTGCCCAAGCATTAATATCTAAAATAGCGGTCTCCAGTCTTGGATCGTCACTCTCAAACTCATCAACGACTTCTTGCGTTGGCACATTGAAACTAAATCCCGAATCAAATAATGGTCCATCATAATTACGCACACCATTAAACCCAACAGCGACATTACCTTCACTACACTGTAAGCATTCAAAACCTGCCCCCTCTAAATCGGAGTATTGCACTTCAAAAACAGACTCCATATTATTCTCATTATCATTTTCAAAAATGGTCGTATAATCTGCGACTAAACTATAAGGCCCAGAATTTATTAAGTCTTCTAAAACTAAAGCTGCAGCACCAAATTTATCTTGATACAAATAGGTTTTACCTAATAAAGCTTGTGCAGCACCTTTGGTAATACGACCTGTTTGAGATTGTACGTAAGGCAAATTATCTGCTGCATATAATAAATCTAACTCGATTTGAGCATAGATCTCTTCTTTTGGTGTTCTATCTACCAAAAATTGATCTCCAAACACAAAACGTTGATCGACTACTAAAGGCACATCTCCAAACCACTTTACTAATTCAAAGTAGTAATAAGCTCTTAAAAACTTAGCTTGCGCCAACACATTTTCTTTTCCAGTAAACTCTGCTTTATTTTGAAACTCTAAAATGTAATTGGCACGGTTAACACCAGCAAACATCCAACCCCAAATTGAGCGTAGTTGCACATTATTAGAGGTATGTATCATATCGTCTATCTGCTGAATACCTGGAGTATCCGTAGCACTTTCTCCTCCTGCCAATGTATTATCTGAAGCGATTTCACCTAGCATAACATTTAAATAAGTGGATTGCAACAAATCATAAGCACCTGTTAAAGCATTTTGATAATCTGATTCTGAATTAAAATAGTTTTCAGAATTTTCGTTTGGAGATTCAACATCTACAAAATCATCACTACAAGAAATAGTAGCAAAAACCGAAACTAACAGTAAGAATGTATATTTATAGTTTTTCATTTTTTTAAAATTTTATGTTAGTACCAATTAAAAAGGTTCTTGGATTTGGGTAAAATCCATTATCAAATCCACTACCTATAGGATTTCCATTAGAAGCTGTAGGATCAAAACCTCTATATTCAGTTAAAGTAAAAACGTTACTTACAGAAACATACAGTCTAATATTTTTTAAACCAATACTCTCTAATTTGTCTTTATCAAAGGTGTATCCTAACTGTACATTTTGTGCTCTAATAAACGAGCCGTCTTCAACAAAATAATCTGAAAACACAGCATTTGAAGTTGCAGCATTGGTTACTCTTGGTTCTGTATTAGAAGTTCCTGGACCTGTCCATCTGTCTAAAACATATGTTGTTAAATTTGTTTTAACACTATTTCTATCATAGTTTCTTACAATATCATTTCCTAATGAAGCAAAGAAATACGTCTGGAAATCGAAATTTTTATAGTCAAAGGTTAAGTTTAAACCCATTGTAACATCTGGAATTGGATCCCCGATAAAAGTTTTATCATTATCATCAATAACACCATCTTGATTAACATCTACAAATCTTAAATCTCCTGGTTGCGCATTAGCTCCTAATGCTAATTGAGAAGGATGTGCATCTACCTCTGATTGCGTTTGAAAGATCCCATTGGTTTGCAAACCGTAAAAAACACCTATAGGTTGTCCAACTTGCATTCTAGCAACATCTGTTTGCCCTATTCCAAAAGCCCCTCCAGGGACATAACCTATACTATTATTTACTTCTAAAACTTCGTTTTCTAATGTTGCAAAATTATAGCTTATGTTAAATTTAAAATCATCAGAGAATTGATCTTTGTAAGAAATTTGAAATTCCAACCCTTTATTAATCACTGATCCAGCGTTCACAATTGGATTACCAGAACCTGGTGCTGCAACTCCTAATATTGCAGAACTTTCAACTGATAGCAACAAATTTTCAGTGGTACGTGTAAAATAATCTGCACTTATATCTATTTTATTATTAAACAATCTCGTTTCAAAACCTATATCAAATGCTTTTTGTTCTTCCCACTTCACTTCTGGATTAGAAATATCTCCTATAGCAAGTCCTTCATCAATCTCATCATCAAAAACATAGACTCCTTCTCCATCTAATAATGATTCAAAAGCATATGCATCAATTCTATCATTACCAAGAATACCATATGAACTTCTAAATTTCAAAAAATTAATAGTAGTATTATCTTCTAAAAATGATTCGTCCGACACTACCCAACCAACAGAAGCCGATGGAAATATTCCAAATTTATTCTCTGGTCCAAATGCAGTAGATCCATCACGTCTAATAACTCCCGAAAACAAATATTTTCCTTTATAATTGTACTGTACTCTAGCGAAATAAGATAGTAATCTCGAATCGTAAAAACGATTACTTATTTGAGAATACGGATCTGTAACAGTTTCAGCGTCATCAATATTTGCTTCACTAAAAATTGTAGATGATGGTAGATTATTACCTACAGCCAAATAATAATCACCAGTTGTTTTAAAAACAGAGGTCCCTAAAGTAGCTTTTATATTGTGCGTATCCTCGTTAAGCGATGTTTCGTAATTTATAAAAGCATCAAAAGTATAATCTCTAAAAAAAGACACCCCTTCTGTAAACTGAATATTATCTGTATTATCAAATACAGAACCATTACCATATTCTACTAATGGATTAAGATTTCTTGTTCTTTCTTCTGAATAATTCCATTGGTAATTTGCTTCAGCACTAAAACCATCAAAAAACTTATAATTTAAACCAAAAACACCACTTAACTTATCCACTTTAGTACGATTAAATGTGTTTTCTATTTGTTTTAAAGGGTTTACCACTTCAATCGGATACCCAGCAGACGATGTATATTGTCCATTGTTTTCTCTTGGCGTATCTGTTGGTGCAAAATTAACAGCATTAAACAGTACAGAACCTAAACCACCTTCTGATAAGGTTTTTCTAGTTGTTCCTGTATAAATAAGATTGGCTTTTAAATTTAGATTTTCAATAATTTCTAATCCATAATTAGCTCGTGTTGTATAACGTGTAAAATTAGCCTTACT
This portion of the Olleya sp. Bg11-27 genome encodes:
- a CDS encoding SusC/RagA family TonB-linked outer membrane protein, whose product is MKQTILSFLLLIFTLSAIGQEYTISGIVTSEQDGFPIPSVNVIVKNSSKGVTTDFDGNYTINNVTKNATLVFSYVGYKTKEAVITNGEVLNVTLSEDVASLEEVVIIGYGTQKRKEVTGAVSTVSSETIEALKPTRIEQALQGQVAGVNITSQSGSPGSASNIRIRGVSTNGDNKPLILVDGNVIEDLSVINPGDIESYTVLKDATAGIYGVRAANGVILITTKTGRKNRTMSFQYDSYVGLQTTTRKVPLLNATEYALIKNEAAAASGTEYNNDISNLGRGTDWQDEVFQNAPIFSNSLTASGGTEKSTYSFGASLLTQDGIVGGSKANFTRYTTRANYGLEIIENLNLKANLIYTGTTRKTLSEGGLGSVLFNAVNFAPTDTPRENNGQYTSSAGYPIEVVNPLKQIENTFNRTKVDKLSGVFGLNYKFFDGFSAEANYQWNYSEERTRNLNPLVEYGNGSVFDNTDNIQFTEGVSFFRDYTFDAFINYETSLNEDTHNIKATLGTSVFKTTGDYYLAVGNNLPSSTIFSEANIDDAETVTDPYSQISNRFYDSRLLSYFARVQYNYKGKYLFSGVIRRDGSTAFGPENKFGIFPSASVGWVVSDESFLEDNTTINFLKFRSSYGILGNDRIDAYAFESLLDGEGVYVFDDEIDEGLAIGDISNPEVKWEEQKAFDIGFETRLFNNKIDISADYFTRTTENLLLSVESSAILGVAAPGSGNPIVNAGSVINKGLEFQISYKDQFSDDFKFNISYNFATLENEVLEVNNSIGYVPGGAFGIGQTDVARMQVGQPIGVFYGLQTNGIFQTQSEVDAHPSQLALGANAQPGDLRFVDVNQDGVIDDNDKTFIGDPIPDVTMGLNLTFDYKNFDFQTYFFASLGNDIVRNYDRNSVKTNLTTYVLDRWTGPGTSNTEPRVTNAATSNAVFSDYFVEDGSFIRAQNVQLGYTFDKDKLESIGLKNIRLYVSVSNVFTLTEYRGFDPTASNGNPIGSGFDNGFYPNPRTFLIGTNIKF
- a CDS encoding carbohydrate binding domain-containing protein, which encodes MKHFKYILSLFLIITAFVACQQDDDLLDLNAIAAPTNVAAFTTIAQGNSGIVTITPTGENVTSFIVYYGDGSETDSGVLNPGESTENAYLEGTYDIVITASGINGKTTTVAQTIVVSFQAPENLVVTIENDNAVSKQVNVTATADFAMSYDVDFGDAAGTIITTNIGEVTSFVYEAAGTYTITVTASSGSVDTISYSEAFEVTEILAPLTAAPIPPSRVAEDVVSIFSDAYTNITLNELPTDWSSTGFEATTVAGNNVWRFTNLDFVGMVSNYDNGIDISAMEMLHIDYWVPSGTDNELLVKIVNTIDGGEAVESLGATTGGSWQSIDVDMTGFDDGDLANTNKITQILIDADIVEDIVYIDNFYFYKQSATTGSFNDGLLTNGDFENGSNSWIVGVDDTAAAPVETNSGNTYYSYDVTSAGNSYDVNLSQKVEIIQGNTYTLTFNAWSDVNRAIVAGIGLSADPWSNDSQSVDITTTSTTYSITLSAAGFGAIDARVIFDLGAEVGMVNIDNVSLIIGTGNTVINGDFENGSDSWIIGVDDAAAAPVVTNSGNTFYSVNVEAEGNSYDVNVSQKLEIIQGNTYTLTFDAWSDVNRSVVAGIGLSADPWSNATETVAITTTRTTYTLTLIATDFGAPDARILFDLGAEIGTVNIDDVTLSSN
- a CDS encoding RagB/SusD family nutrient uptake outer membrane protein, yielding MKNYKYTFLLLVSVFATISCSDDFVDVESPNENSENYFNSESDYQNALTGAYDLLQSTYLNVMLGEIASDNTLAGGESATDTPGIQQIDDMIHTSNNVQLRSIWGWMFAGVNRANYILEFQNKAEFTGKENVLAQAKFLRAYYYFELVKWFGDVPLVVDQRFVFGDQFLVDRTPKEEIYAQIELDLLYAADNLPYVQSQTGRITKGAAQALLGKTYLYQDKFGAAALVLEDLINSGPYSLVADYTTIFENDNENNMESVFEVQYSDLEGAGFECLQCSEGNVAVGFNGVRNYDGPLFDSGFSFNVPTQEVVDEFESDDPRLETAILDINAWATATGATFGTGNEHTGYFNRKYIARQGDSNIGDQNLTNPNNYRAIRFAEVLLMAAEALNRGSIAEDRAQNYLNIVRQRAFGDMDHNITLSGTALTQAIYHERRVELVGEGHRFFDLVRTGRAASEIDGFITGKHEVFPIPQIEIELTGNRWTQNSGY
- a CDS encoding family 16 glycosylhydrolase, which codes for MKNILKIITCILVTSFFLGCQEEDQTFGNIVAPTNIVIVSEIVGQDAANPNGDGSGLVNFTTTADNALSYKYSFGDAEQNAPSGETSFTFSELGVNTYTVTVVAYGTGGVSTTATTEIDVLATYSAPADLLEALVGNGSKTWRIKSEKQNHFGLGPVGGFVAAEWYGAAPDEKSATGMYDDRYVFNEDGTFTHIVNSTNDDPTVDPTGTIFGRDPLVEQLGPHSETVNGSDIENYPYQDYTENWVITAPGGAETINLTGLGFIGYYTGGTHKYEIFNRDNANELTIRTSDGNSEFDWWFIITSEEEGVTNQLQTIYTNLVWSDEFDVNGAPDPANWTYDLGVGENGWGNNELQEYTDSADNVIVEDGSLKITAKAEGSAYTSARLKSVDLFEFTYGRVEVRAKLPAAQGTWPAIWMLGANFETVGWPASGEIDIMEQTGQDKNTTLGTLHYPAMFGGNGNTGSTSVATSTTAFHNYVVEWTPDVIKIVVDDVVFHTVINSDSLPFNDDFFFILNVAMGGSLGGTVDPAFTEDTMEIDYVRVYQ